From a region of the Daphnia pulicaria isolate SC F1-1A chromosome 1, SC_F0-13Bv2, whole genome shotgun sequence genome:
- the LOC124351974 gene encoding probable malonyl-CoA-acyl carrier protein transacylase, mitochondrial, giving the protein MVSNLTFDFMRLVKCASNKKCNWLLEFNRFYARGSRYFPTDRLSNDVDSEEKQDNNKSSDADGSQMERAPRTLGESPKQLLENAASFREAKSHNKPKERVEDIWNSNPYPKISNWKQSQAKHSIRPYRDPRGTSIILFPGQGTQFVGMGKELLQYPLVKQMFDLASSVLGYNLLSLCLNGPRDTLNQTFFCQPAVFVTSLACLEKLKATNPDAINNCIATAGFSVGEIAALVFSKALTFENAVRLVKVRAEAMQLASDMTKSGMMTVFLGPDSKLNSACAEARKHCETLGLENIECRTANYLYPECKVIAGNKEALDFIEKHAATFALRRLKRLPVSGAFHTKLMEPAAAVVGKALKKIPIQQPTISVHSNIDGKRYRNSDQILKRLPQQVVKPVCWEQTMHVLYERNQDQHYPMSFECGPGSSLKSILRMVNAKAAVTCTTVSV; this is encoded by the exons ATGGTTTCaaatttaacttttgattTCATGAGACTGGTTAAGTGTgcgtcaaataaaaaatgtaattggcTTCTTGAATTTAATCGGTTTTATGCAAGAGGGTCTCGTTATTTTCCCACTGATCGGCTTTCCAATGATGTTGAcagtgaagaaaaacaagacaatAATAAATCTAGTGATGCAGATGGATCTCAAATGGAAAGAGCACCCAGAACACTTGGTGAATCCCCCAAACAATTGCTTGAAAACGCGGCGTCTTTCCGAGAGGCAAAATCACATAACAAACCTAAAGAAAGAGTAGAAGATATTTGGAATTCTAACCCATATCCTAAAATCAGCAACTGGAAACAAAGCCAAGCCAAACATTCAATTAGACCTTATCGGGACCCTAGAGGAACTTCCATAATACTTTTTCCTGGTCAAG gTACCCAATTTGTTGGTATGGGAAAAGAACTATTACAGTATCCACTTGTAAAACAAATGTTTGATTTGGCAAGCTCAGTTCTTGGATACAATTTGTTATCTCTATGCTTAAATGGCCCTAGAGATACACTGAACCAGACATTTTTTTGCCAACCAGCAGTT tTTGTCACCTCACTAGCTTGCCTTGAAAAGCTTAAAGCTACAAATCCAGATGCCATCAATAATTGTATAGCTACTGCTGGTTTCAGTGTTGGTGAAATAGCTGCTCTGGTTTTTTCCAAAGCTCTGACATTTGAAAATG ctgtAAGGCTAGTAAAAGTACGGGCAGAAGCAATGCAATTAGCCTCTGATATGACAAAATCCGGAATGATGACCGTATTTTTGGGTCcagattcaaaattaaattctgCTTGTGCAGAAGCAAGAAAACATTGTGAAACATTAGGATTAGAAAACATTGAATGCAGAACTGCCAATTATCTTTACCCAGAATGTAAAGTAATTGCTGGAAATAAAgag GCGCttgatttcattgaaaaacACGCAGCCACTTTCGCATTAAGGCGATTGAAACGACTGCCGGTAAGCGGAGCCTTCCATACGAAGTTAATGGAGCCGGCAGCTGCGGTCGTGGGAAAAGCATTGAAGAAAATTCCAATCCAACAACCGACCATTTCAGTTCATTCAAACATTGACGGGAAGCGCTATCGGAATTCAGATCAGATCTTAAAGCGTCTGCCCCAACAAGTAGTGAAGCCAGTTTGCTGGGAACAAACAATGCACGTGCTATATGAAAGGAACCAA